From Myotis daubentonii chromosome 20, mMyoDau2.1, whole genome shotgun sequence, the proteins below share one genomic window:
- the EPHX1 gene encoding epoxide hydrolase 1: MWLEILLASALGLVIYWFFSGDKEETLPLGDGWWGPGARPTAPEDESIRPFKVETSDEELNDLYRRIEKVRLTPPLENSRFHYGFNSSYLRKVLSYWRDGFDWRKQVAVLNRYPHFKTKIEGLDIHFIHVKPPHLPAGRTAKPLLMVHGWPGCFYEFYNIIPLLTDPKSHGLSDEHVFEVICPSIPGYGYSEASSKKGLNSVATARIFYKLMLRLGFQEFYAQGGDWGSLICTNIAQLVPSHVKGLHVNMAFVVRNFHTLTLFLGPRFRKLFGYTERDMELMSPLKEKMFYSLIRESGYMHIQCTKPDTVGCALNDSPVGLAAYILEKFSTWTNSDFRDLEDGGLERKFSLDNLLTIIMIYWTTGTITTSQRFYKENMGHSFLSDRHQRMKVHVPTGFAAFPCELMHVPEKWVKVKYPKLVSYSYMARGGHFAAFEEPELLAQDICKFVGRVERQ; encoded by the exons ATGTGGCTGGAAATCCTCCTCGCCTCGGCTCTGGGCCTCGTCATCTACTGGTTCTTCTCCGGGGACAAGGAGGAGACGCTGCCACTTGGAGATGGGTGGTGGGGGCCCGGGGCCAGGCCCACAGCCCCGGAGGATGAGAGCATCCGCCCTTTCAAGGTGGAAACGTCGGACGAGGAGCTCAAC GATTTGTACCGAAGGATCGAGAAGGTCCGCTTAACCCCGCCGCTGGAGAACAGCCGCTTCCACTACGGCTTCAACTCCAGCTACCTGAGGAAGGTCCTCTCCTACTGGCGGGACGGATTTGACTGGAGGAAGCAGGTGGCCGTTCTCAACAGATACCCTCACTTCAAGACGAAGATCGAAG GGCTGGACATCCACTTTATCCACGTGAAGCCCCCACACCTGCCCGCCGGCCGCACCGCCAAGCCCCTGCTGATGGTGCACGGCTGGCCCGGCTGCTTCTACGAGTTTTACAACATCATCCCGCTCCTGACGGACCCCAAGAGCCACGGCCTGAGCGACGAGCACGTGTTCGAGGTCATCTGCCCTTCCATTCCCGGCTACGGCTACTCCGAGGCGTCCTCCAAGAAGG GCCTGAATTCCGTGGCCACCGCCAGGATCTTCTATAAGCTAATGCTGCGGCTGGGTTTTCAGGAGTTCTACGCTCAAGGCGGGGACTGGGGGTCCCTGATCTGCACCAACATCGCCCAGCTGGTGCCCAG CCACGTGAAAGGCCTGCACGTGAACATGGCCTTCGTGGTGAGAAACTTCCACACCCTGACCCTGTTCCTGGGGCCGCGTTTCCGGAAGCTGTTCGGCTACACGGAGAGGGACATGGAGCTCATGTCCCCACTGAAGGAGAAGATGTTCTACAGCCTCATCCGGGAGAGCGGGTACATGCACATCCAGTGCACCAAGCCGGACACCGTGG GCTGCGCCCTCAATGACTCCCCCGTGGGACTGGCTGCCTACATTCTAGAGAAGTTCTCCACCTGGACCAACTCAGACTTCCGAGACCTGGAGGACGGCGGCCTGGAGAG GAAGTTCTCCCTGGACAACCTGCTGACCATCATCATGATCTACTGGACCACGGGCACCATCACCACCTCCCAGCGCTTCTACAAGGAGAACATGGGCCACAGCTTCCTGAGCGACCGGCACCAGCG GATGAAGGTCCACGTGCCCACCGGCTTCGCTGCCTTCCCTTGTGAGTTAATGCACGTCCCTGAGAAGTGGGTGAAGGTCAAGTACCCGAAGCTCGTCTCCTACTCCTACATGGCCCGCGGCGGCCACTTCGCCGCCTTCGAGGAGCCGGAGCTGCTGGCCCAGGACATCTGCAAGTTCGTGGGGCGGGTGGAGCGGCAGTGA